The genomic DNA GGCTGACCCGCCTGGACGTCGGGCTGGGAGCGGCGTTCGGCGTGACGCTGGGTGTGATGAACCTGTCGTTCTACGAGGCGCTGGCCCGGCTGCCCATGGGCATCGCGGTGGCGATCGAGTTCCTCGGCCCGCTCGGAGTGGCGGTGGCCGCCTCGCGCCGCCGCCTTGACCTGCTCTGGGTCGGGCTGGCCGCCTCCGGCGTGGTGCTGCTGGCCCCGTGGGGGGCGACGGGGTCGCGGATCAGCTGGGCCGGCATCGCTTTCGCGCTGGTCGCGGCGGTCTGCTGGGCGGGCTACATCCTGCTGTCGGCGGCCGTGGGCCAGCGTTTCCCCGGCACGACCGGCCTGTCCTTCGCCATGATCGTGTCGTTCCTGCTGATCGCCCCCGTGGGGATCGGTACGGGCGGCGCCGATCTGCTCCAGCCCGAACTGATGCTGATCGGGCTGGGGGTGGGCCTGCTGTCGTCGGTCATCCCCTATTCGATCGAACTGGAGGCCCTGCGCAGGATGCCGAAGCAGGTGTTCGGCATCCTGATGAGCCTGGAGCCCGCGGTGGCCGCGCTGGTCGGCCTGCTGGTGCTGGGCGAGGTGCTCCAGGTGCGTGAATGGGCCGCCATCGGCTGCGTGGTCGTCGCCAGCGTGGGCGCGACCCGCAGCTCCCGCTGAAGGGGGCCTATTCCGGCTTGCTGGCCCAGATGCCCCGCACGTGCTGGATGTGGTTGCGCATCAGCCGCTCGGATCCGCCGGTGTCGCCCGCGGAGAGCAGGTCGAGCAGGTCGAGGTGCTCTCGTGCGGAGTCGACCAGGCCACCGCGCTCGTAGAGGGCGGCCAGACCGTACAGCCGGGCCCGTTTGCGCAGGTCGCGCACCACGTCCACCAGGTGCCCGTTGCCCGCCAGCGCCAGCAGGTCCACGTGGAAGCGGATGTCGGCGTCCACGTAGGCGAGCAGGTCGCCGTGCTCGGCGGCGTCGACGATCTGCTGGGCCACCGGGCGCAGCAGATCGAAGCTCTCCGCACGGGCCGTGTCGGCCAGCCGCGCCACCGTGGGCACCTCGATGAGCCGGCGGATCTCGGTGAGTTCGTCCAGGTCGCGGTCGGACAGCTCGGTGACCCGGAAGCCCTTGTTGCGCACCGCCTCGACCAGGCCCTCCTTGGCCAGGTCGAGCATCGCCTCGCGCACCGGGGTCGCCGAGACGCCGAACTGGGCGGCCAGCGCGGGCGCCGAGTAGATCACCCCCGCCCGCATCTCACCGGTGATCAGGGCGGCCCGCAGCGCGTGGGCCACCTGCTCCCGCAGGCTCTGCCGCTCACCCACGACCGGCAGGTCGAGCCGGTCCTCCGCCGAAGGGGCCATTCCCTCGCCTCTCATCTCGCTCGCGTCCACGCCTCGTAGGCGGCGGCAGCCACCACCAGGTCTTCCCACGCCATACCAACGCTCTTGAACACCCGGGGCCCCGGAGTGTGGGGCACGGCGCCGGCGACCAGCTCACCAAGGTTGCCGGCGAGATGACCGACGGTGATCGTACCGTTCCGCAACGGGATGATCAGGTCGCCCGCCTCGGCGAGAGCGGCCCCGCGAGCCTCGACGACCACCGTGGCGCGCGCGACGAGATCATCGTCGATCTCCCTGGCATCCGGCTCGTGAGAGCCGACCGCGATCACGGTCGCGTCATCCCGGGTGAGCCTACCGTTGAACAGGGGAGTTCTGGAGGTCGTACAGCAGGCGATCAGATCGGCATCGCCGGGCTCGGTCGCCGTGTCGGCCCGGAGCCCCTCGGCGGCGCACCGGGCGGCGAAAGCGCGCGCCTTCGCCGCGTCCCTGGCGATCACACTCACCCGCCGCACCGGCCGGACCGCGCGGAAGGCCTCCACGTGCCCCCACGCCTGCGGCCCCGTGCCGAACACCGCCATCGTCGAGGCGCCGGGCTCGGCCAGATGCCGTACGGCCAGCGCGGAGACCGCGGGGGTGCGCAGCGAGGTGAGCGCGACACCGTCCATCACGGCCAGCGGAGCCAGGCTCTCCCCGTCCATCAGCAGGTAGGCGCCCTGGATCCGCGGCAGGCCGCGCGAGGGGTTGGCGGGCGCCACCCCGGCTATCTTGATCCCGGCGTAGCGGCCCCACGCGGCGGGCATCAGCAGCAGCTGCCCGGCGGGGACCTCCACGACGGGCCGCTGCGGGGTGTCCTCGGGGTCGAGTCCGTCGCGCAGCGCGTCCTGGAGCACCTGTACGGCCCGCGCCATCGGCACCAGCTCGCGCAGGGTCTCCCCGTCCAGGTAGGGCGGCGTGCTCATCGCAGCGTGAACCCGGTGCCGAGGGGGTCGCGCGGATCCAGGGCGAACCGGTGCTCTCCGGTGCGGTAGGCCATGCCCTCCACCTCGGGGACGACCCCCTCCTCGGTCACCTCGGCCACCCGGGCGCGGAAGGAGGTCCCCACGATGCTTTCGTGGTGGAGCGTGCCGGTGAAGCCGTCGGCGTGCAGCAAGGCCAGCCGGGCGGCCGTGCCCGAGCCGCAGGGCGAGCGGTCCACCTCGCCGTCGGCGAAGACCGTGACGTTGCGCTGGTGCCCGGGGCCCAGCTCGTCGTAGAAGACGACGCCGTAGATCCCGGAGAGCCGGTCGTCGCCCGGATGCCGGGAGGCGGGGTGACCGGCCAGGGCCGCCTTCACCGCCCGGCCGAGCGCGATCAGCTCGGTGAGGTGCTCGGGCGCCACGCTCAGCCCGAACGCCGCGGCCGGAACGGAGGCGTAGATGGCTCCGCCGTAGGAGACGTCGGCCCTGATCCCGGTGAGCGGGCCGGAACCGGTGCCCGCGAAGGACGGGCCCGTCCCGGCGAGCGGGCCCAGCTCGACGTCCCGTGCGAGCACGTAGGACGGCACGTTCCGGAACGTGACGGCCTCGACCCGGCCCGCCGCGCAGCGGACCCGGGCCGTCACCCTGCCGGACGGGACGTCCACGACGACGTCGGTCTCCCCTTCCGGATCGGCCTCGACCAGCCCGCTGTCCACGGCGTGGACACCGAGCGCGATGGTGCCGTGGCCGCAGGCGGTGGAGTAGCCGTCCTTGTGCCAGAACAGCACGCCGAGGTCGGCTCCCGCGTCGTCCGGCGGCACCAGGAAGCAGCCGTACATGTCGGCGTGCCCGCGCGGCTCGTGGCAGAGCAGCCGCCGCACATCGTCGATCTCCGGGGCTCTCGCCGACTCACGACGTTCGAGCACCGTGCCGCCGGGAATGTCGGGCACACCGGCGGTGACGATCCGGAACGGCTCACCGCCGGTGTGGTAGTCGATCGTGTGAATCATCTTTCCCCGTTCCGTCAGACTCCGCCGAGGTACGCCTCGACCACCCGGGCGTCCTCGCGCAGCTCGGCGGCCGGGCCGTCCAGCACGCACTCGCCGTTCTCGATGACGTAGCCGCGGTGAGCGATCTTGAGTGCGGCGGTGGCGTTCTGCTCGACGAGCAGCACCGAGGTGCCCTCGGCGTTGATGTCGGCGATCAGCTCCATCACCGAGGCGACCACCAGCGGGGCCAGGCCCATGGAGGGCTCGTCGAGCAGCAGCAGCCGGGGCCCGGTGACCAGCGCCCGGCCGATGGCGAGCATCTGCTGCTCGCCACCGGACAGCGTGCCGCCCTGCTGGGCGCGCCGCTCGGCCAGCCGGGGCAGCAGCTCGTAGACGCGCTGGATCCGCTTGCGGATCTCGGCCTGGTCGCGGACCAGGTAGCCGCCGAGCTGCAGGTTCTCGTGCACGGTGAGGGTGCTGAAAACCCTGCGGCCCTCGGGGACGTGCACCAGGCCCCGTGCGGTGATCTTGTGGGGTCTGTCCCTGGTGACGTCGTGCCCGTCGAAGACGACCTTGCCGGCGGTGGGCCGCACCAGACCGGAGACCGCCGACAGCGTGGTGGTCTTGCCCGCGCCGTTGTTGCCCAGCAGGGCGACGATCTCTCCCGGCGCGATGGCCAGTGACAGGCCGCGCAGGGCGTGCACGCCGCCGTAGTGGACATCCAGTCCGTTGATCTCAAGCATGGGCGTCACTCCCGAGGTAGGCCTCGATGACGGCCGGGTTCCGGCGGACGTCCTCCGGGGGGCCGTCGGCGATCTCCTTGCCGAAGTTGAGCACGACCACGCGTTCGGAGACCTCCATGACCAGGCCCATGTCGTGTTCGATGAGCACGATCGCCACACCCAGCGCCTGGATCCGCCGGATCAGGTCGAGCATCTCGGTCTTCTCGCCGTGGTTGAGCCCGGCGGCGGGCTCGTCCAGCAGCAGCAGGTCGGGGCGGCGGGCCAGGGCTCTGGCGATCTCGGTGAGGCGCTGCTCGCCGTAGGGCAGGTTGCGGGCCTCGCTGTAGCGGTCGCCGCGCAGGCCGACGAAGTCCAGCCAGTGGTGGGCCTGCTCGGTGCACTCGCGTTCCGAGCGGCGGTAGCGGGGGGTGTGCAGCAGGGAGTCCAGGACGCTCTGCTTGAGCCACAGGTGCGATCCGGCGCGCACGTTGTCCAGCACCGACAGTTCGCCGAACAGGCGCAGGTTCTGGAAGGTGCGCGCGACGCCGAGTCCGGCGATGGCGGACGGCCTCAGGCCCGGCAGGTCCTTGCCCCGCAGGGTGATCCGGCCCGAGGTGGGGCGGTAGAAGCCGGTGACGCAGTTGAAGGCCGACGTCTTGCCCGCGCCGTTGGGTCCGATGACGGAGACGATCTCCGCCTCGTCCACCGAGAACGTGAGCCCGTCGATGGCCAGCAGTCCGCCGAAGGACAGGTGGAGATCCTCCACACTCAGCAGGCTCACGAGACCTCCTTGGAACGGGCGGGCCAGAGCCCCTGCGGGCGCAGGAGCATGACGGCGATGAGGAGGACGCCGAAGATGAAGAACCGGTAGTCGGCGAGGTCGCGCAGGAACTCCGGCAGGAGGCTGATCACGACGGCGCCGATGACGACGCCGGGGATCGAGCCCATGCCGCCCAGCACCACCGCCATCAGGACCAGCGCGGACTGCAGGAAGGTGAAGCTGCCCGGGGAGATGGCCGAAAGCTGCGCGGCGAACAGGACCCCGGCCAGACCGCCCCAGACGGCGCCCGCGATGTAGGCGGCGAGCTTGACCCGATAGGTGTGCACGCCCATGGCCTCGGCCGCGTCCTCGTCCTCGCGGACGAACCGCCAGGCCCGGCCCAGCCGGGAGCGGCCCAGCCTGGCCGCGCCGAGGACGGCGAGGGAGACGACCACCACGGTCAGGTAGTAGAAGATCACCGGACTGTCGGTCAGATGCGGGATGCCGTAGATGCCCGACGGGCCCCCGGTGACGTCCAGGTTGTTCGCGGTGATCCGGATGATCTCGCCGAAGCCGAGGGTCACGATGGCGAGGTAGTCGCTGCGCAGCCGCAGGGTCGGCGCGCCGATGATGATCCCGGCGACGACCGTGACCACGATGACGGCGGGCACGGTGACCAGCAGCGGCAGGTCGAAGCGGGTGGACAGCACCCCGCTGGTGTACGCGCCGACCGCGAAGAAGGCGACGTAGCCCAGGTCGAGCAGGCCGCAGTAGCCGACCACGATGTTCAGCCCGGCGGCGAGCATCACGAAGATGGCCGCGCTGGTCATGACCGACAGCGCGTACGGCGTCGCGTTGACGAACGGCGCCAGCAGGGCGAGCAGCAGCCCGGCGATCCCGGCCCATCTGTTCTGCAGCAGTTTCGACGCCCGGGTGGGCGGCTTGTCCGTGCCCACCCGGCGGGCCTTGGTCGTTTCGGTCATACCCGCTCCGTCACTCGCTCGCCGAGCAGGCCGGTGGGCCGCACGGTCAGGAACAGGATCAGCACCCCGAAGGCGAAGACGTCGCGCCATTCACCGCCCAGCCAGTACGTACCGAACGACTCCAGCAGCCCGAGCAGCAGCCCGCCGAGCATCGTGCCCGGGATGTTGCCGATGCCACCGATGACGGCCGCGGTGAAGGCCTTGAGCCCGATCAGGAAGCCCATCAGGAAGTCGATCTTCCCGTAGTAGGCCCCCGCCATCACCCCGGCGGCCCCGGCGAGGGCCGAACCGAGGAAGAAGGTCCGGGAGATCACCGCGTTGACGTCGATGCCCATCAGCGAGCTGGTGCTCGGGTCGAGTGCGATGGCCCGCATGGCCCGGCCCTCACGGGTCCGGGTGATCAGCAGGTTGAGTCCGAACATCAGGACCACGGCCACCCCGACCAGCACGAGCTGCTGGAGGGTCAGCCTGGCGCCGAGCACCTCGACCGAGGTACCGCCGAGGCGGACCGGATAGACCCGCGGGTCGGCTCCGGCGGCGGCGCGCATGCCGTACTCCAGGGCGAAGGACGCGCCGACCGCGGTGATGAGCAGGGAGAGCCGGGGCGCGCGGCGCAACGGCCGGTAGGCGATCCGCTCCAGTGCCACCCCGGCCAGGCCGGTGAGGACCATGGTCGCCAGGAGCACCACGAGCAGCAGGGGAAGGGCCATCGAGGCGGACACGCCACCGACCGCGCCGAGGACGGCGAAGCCGATGAACGCGCCGATCATGTACAGGTCGCCGTGGGCGAAGTTGAGCAGTTTGATGATCCCGTAGACCATGCTGTAGCCCAGCGCGACCAGGGCGTAGAACGAGCCGACGAACAGGCCGTTCCAGACGAGCTGTGTCATTTGAGAGAGTCCTGCAAAGTGATCTTGCCGTCCTTGACGACGAGGATCTGGAAGCCGCCGCTCGACAGGGTGTGCTCGGGGGTGAACTTCAGCGGCCCGGAGAACATCGAGAAGCCGTCCATCGCCTCGAGTGCGGCGATGACCTTGGCTCCGTCGGTGCCGCCCGCCTTGGCGACCGCCTCGGCGGCCAGCCGCACCGCGTCGTAGGCCTGGTTGGAGTAGGGGCCGGGCTCGGCGTTGTACTTCTTCTTGTAGGCCGCCACCCAGCCCTCGGCGCCTTCCAGCGTCTCGGGGGTCTGGGTCATCGTGGCGTAGACGCCCTCGGCGGCCTCGGCACCGGCGATCTCGACCAGCTTGGGCGAGACCGAGCCGTCACCGACCATGATGGAGCCCTTGTAGCCGGCCTGGCGGAGCTGGCGGGCGATCAGGCCGCCCTCCTGGAAGTAGCCGGTCCAGTAGACGAAGTCGGGCTTCTTGGCCAGCACGTTGGTGATGTTGGCGCTGTAGTCGCTCTCCTTGGGCGTGACCGTCTCGACGAGGACGGCCTCGGCGCCGCCGGGGGCGTCGAGCAACGTCTTGGTGCGGAGCGCGATGTCCTTGGAGTAGCTGGTGTTGTCGTGCATCAGCACGGCGCTCTTGGCACCCTGCTTGGTGATCCACTTTTCGGCCGCGGCGGCCTGCTGGGAGCCGGTGCCGTTGATGAGGAAGACGTGCTTGAGCTTCTGGTCGACCAGCTCCTGGGAGTTGGCCGCCGGAATGATCATCGGGATGTTGGCCTTGCCGAAAATCGGCAAAGTGGGCAACGTCGCTCCGGAGCAGTATCCTCCGACCGAGACGTCCACTCCCTCGGTGACCAGCTTGTTGGCTCCGGCCGCCGCCGACTGGGCGTCACAGGCGTCGTCGGCGGTCTTCAGCTCCAGCTTGCGGCCGAGGATCCCGCCCTTGGCGTTGATCTCGTCGAGCGCGAGCTGCGCCGCGTTGCTCATATAGGGACCGATGGCGGCCTCGCTGCCCGACTGGGGGATCAGCATGCCGAGGACGATCGGGTCATCTGCCTTGGCGGTCTCGCCGCCGCCGTCGCCGCCGAGCAGGCCCTGACCACATCCGGTGACCAGGAGGCCGACAACGGCCAGCGACGCGAAGGACTTAAGGGGGATGGCACGCATCTGCGGCTCCTCACAGCTAATGATATGTGACATTGCATTAGCTGGGTAATACTCACGTCAAGAGGTGCGACACGATCGTTAGGGTTCGCACACCTTTTTTTGCCAAATGTGCGGAAACGCCGAGGGGCACCCTCCGGCGGAGAATGCCCCTCGGCGGCCGTCCGGCTCTCAGCGTGCCGGGCCGACGGTGATCGTATGGGTCGAGGTGTAGAAGTCCTGGGCCGCCTTGCCCTGCTCTCTGCCGCCGTAGCTGGAGTCCTTCTCCCCGCCGAACGGCAGGTAGAAGTCCACGCCGCTGGTCGGGGCGTTCACCTTGACCAGACCGGTGTCCAGCCGCGCGCTGATGTCCAGCGCCCTGTCCAGGTCGCCGGTGTAGACGGCCGAGGCCAGGCCGTAGCGGACGCCGTTGGCCAGCTCCACCGCCTCGTCCACCGAGGCCGCGTCCTGGATCACGCAGATCGGTCCGAAGACCTCCTCGCAGGCGAGCGGGTGATCGGCGGGCAGGCCGTCCACCACCGTCGGCTCCACGTACCAGCCGCCGGCTCCGCCCCCCTGAAGGCCGTGCACCGCCTTGCCTCCGGTGAGGATCCGGCCGCCCGCGGCCACCGCGCCCGCCGCCGCGTCCACGACGCGGTCACGGGCTGCCTCGTCGATCACCGGGCCGATCGCGGTGCCGGGGTCGGACGGATCGCCGAACCCGAGCTTGGCCACGGCCGCGAGCACGGCCGCGCGGACCTCCTCGCCGTTGCCGACCGTGATGATCCGCTTGGTGGCCGTGCACTTCTGCCCGGCGAAGCCCATCGCCGCCGCCGCGATCTGGGCGGCGGCGGCCTCCAGGTTGGCGTCCGGCAGCACGATGCTGGCGTTCTGCCCGCCCATCTCGGCCTGCACCGGCACGCCACGCCGTACGGCGGCCTCGCGCACGAGGGCGCCCACGGATGCCGACCCGGTGAAGGACACCACATCGGCGGCGGCCACCAGCGCGGCGCCCTCCTCCGCGTCGCCGGGCACGACCTGGAACTCGTTGAGGTTGAGCAGCTCGGCCAGGCGGAGCGCGCACGCCAGCGCCTGGGGGGCGGGCTTGAGCACGACCGTGTTGCCGAACGCCAGCGCGGGGGCGGCCTTCCACAGCGGGATGGCCAGCGGGAAGTTCCACGGGGTGATCAGCCCGGCGACCCCGAGCGGCCTCCGCCGGGTGAAGAGCAGCCCCGCGCCCGACGGTTCGTGGAGCGCGCCGACCGGGTCGAACACCTGCTGGGCGTAGTAGCGCAGGATCGACACCGAACGGGCGACCTCGCCGCGCGCCTCGGCGATCGGCTTACCGACCTCGCGGACCACCAGGGCGGCCAGCTCGTCGGCCGCCCCCTGCACGGCGTCGGCGCCCGCGGTCAGCGCCGCGGCCCGTGCGGCGGCGTTCCTTGACGCCCAGTCGTGCTGGACGGCCCGCGCCAGCCGCATGGCGGCCTGGACGCCCGCCTCCCCCGCCGCGGGGAAGGAGGTGACGAGGTCGGCGGGGGCGTGCGGGGAACGGCTCTCGATCAAGTTGATCTTGTTAGTCACAGCAGGAAACCTTCGGGGAACGGATCACGGGGGTCAAGGAAGTACTGGGCGGTGCCGGTGACCCATGCCCGCCCGGTGATGGTCGGAACCACCGCGGGCAGACCGGCGACCTCGGTCTCTTCGACGAGCCGCCCGACGAACCGGGTGCCGATGAACGACTCGTTCACGAAGTCGGTGCCGAGCGGGAGCTCGCCCCGGGCGTGCAGTTGGGCCATCCGGGCGCTGGTGCCGGTGCCGCAGGGCGAGCGGTCGAACCAGCCGGGGTGGATGGCCATCGCGTGCCGGGAGTGCCGGGCGTCCGAGCCCGGGGCGGTGAACTGCACGTGGTGGCAGCCGCGGATGCCCGCGTCCAGCGGATGGACGGGCTCGTCCTGCCCGTTGATCGCGTCCATGATGGCCAGGCCCGCGTCAAGGATCTGCTGCTTGTGCGCCCGGTCGAACGGCAGGCCGACCGCCTCGATCGGCAGGATCGCGTAGTAGTTGCCGCCGTAGGCCAGGTCGTAGGTGACCTCGCCGATGCCGGGCACCTTGACCGCGCGGTCCAGGCCGGCGCTGAAGGAGGGCACGTTGGTGATGGTCACCGCGGTGGCGGCGCCGTCCTCGACCCGCACCTCGGCGACGACCAGACCGGCCGGGGTGTCCAGCCGGATGGTGGTGACCGGCTCGACGACCTCGACCATCCCGGTCTCCACCAGGACGGTGGCGACGCCGATGGTGCCGTGGCCGCACATCGGCAGGCAGCCGGAGACCTCGATGTAGAGCACGCCGTAGTCGGCGTCGGGCCGGGTCGGCGGCTGCAGGATGGCCCCGCTCATCGCCGAGTGCCCGCGCGGCTCGTACATGAGCAGGGTCCGGATGTGGTCCATCTCTGCCAGGAAGTGCTCGCGGCGTTCGGCCATGGTCGCGCCGGGGATGACACCCACTCCCCCGGTGATCACCCGGGTGGGCATGCCCTCGGTGTGGGAGTCCACCGCGTGGAAGACCCGTTTCGTCCTCATTGATACTCCTTGCGGGGTGAAAGCCCATGGCCGGGCACACTCAATGGTGCGCCCGGTCATGGAGTGCAGACGACCGCCGCCTACCGCAGGCCCTCGGCCAGGGCCTTCTCGGTGGCGGCGCGGACGGCGGCCTCCTGCTCGGGGGCCAGCGGCAGCCGCGGCGGGCGGCACGGGCCGCCCTTGCGCCCGGCCAGATCCATGGAGAGCTTGATGGCCTGCACGAACACGGTCTTGGAGTCCCAGCGCAGCAGCGGGTGCAGCGCGCGGTAGAGCGGGAGCGCGGTCTCCAGGTCTCCTGCGACGGCCGCCCGGTAGAGGGCCACGCTGGAGGTGGGCAGCGCGTTGGGGTAGCCGGCCACCCAGCCGACCGCACCGGCCAGGGCCAGCTCCAGCAGCACGTCGTCGGAGCCGATCAGCAGGTCCAGGTCCGGGGCGAGCTCGGCGATCTCGTAGGCCCGGCGGACGTCGCCGGTGAACTCCTTGACCGCCACGATCAGGCCCTCGCCGTGGAGCCGGGCGAGCAGCGCGGGGGTGAGGTCGACCTTGGTGTCGAGGGGGTTGTTGTAGGCCACCACCGGCACCCCGGCCTTGGCGACCTCACGGTAGTGCTCCACCACGGCCTGCTCGTCGGCCCGGTAGGCGTTCGGCGGGAGCAGCATGACCGCCTGGCACCCGGCGTCGCGGGCCTGCTCGGCCCAGCGGCGCGCCTCGGCCGCTCCGTAGGCGGCGATCCCCGGCATGACGCGGTCACCGCCGACGGCCTCGACCGCGGTCTCCACGACCCGGGCCCGCTCCTCGGCCGTCAGGGTCTGGTACTCCCCCAGCGAGCCGTTGGGCACCACGCCGTCGCATCCGGAGGCGACCAGCCATCGGCAGTGCTCGGCGTAAGCGTCCAGGTCGGCCGAGAGGTCGTCGCCGAGCGGCAGCGCGGTGGCCACCATCACACCGTGCCAGGGTTTCACACGGGTCGTCATCACGAATCATCCTTCCAAAGGGGGTTGGGTCAACGCGGCGAGGTCGCCGAGCCGGATGGGCTGGGCGATCGGACGCCGGGGCGCCGCGGGGTCCTCACCGGTGAGGCACGCCACGGCATAGCCGCACATACGGCCCTGGCACCAGCCCATACCGGGGCGGGCCAGCAGTTTCACGGAGCGCGCGTCGGTGGCGCCCAGCTCCCGGGCCTCGCGTACGGCCGACAGGGGCACCTCCTCGCAGCGGCAGACAAGCGTGTCGTCACGGAGCCACTCCTGCCAGCCGGGCCGTACCGGATAGGCCTCCAGCAGCGCCCGCGCGAAGGCGGCCAGCCGGTCCCTGCGCCGGGACAGATCCGGCCGGGGCGGAACCCGCCGCCCCAGGTCCGCCGCGACGCT from Streptosporangium sp. NBC_01756 includes the following:
- a CDS encoding branched-chain amino acid ABC transporter permease, with protein sequence MTETTKARRVGTDKPPTRASKLLQNRWAGIAGLLLALLAPFVNATPYALSVMTSAAIFVMLAAGLNIVVGYCGLLDLGYVAFFAVGAYTSGVLSTRFDLPLLVTVPAVIVVTVVAGIIIGAPTLRLRSDYLAIVTLGFGEIIRITANNLDVTGGPSGIYGIPHLTDSPVIFYYLTVVVVSLAVLGAARLGRSRLGRAWRFVREDEDAAEAMGVHTYRVKLAAYIAGAVWGGLAGVLFAAQLSAISPGSFTFLQSALVLMAVVLGGMGSIPGVVIGAVVISLLPEFLRDLADYRFFIFGVLLIAVMLLRPQGLWPARSKEVS
- a CDS encoding aldehyde dehydrogenase family protein — translated: MTNKINLIESRSPHAPADLVTSFPAAGEAGVQAAMRLARAVQHDWASRNAAARAAALTAGADAVQGAADELAALVVREVGKPIAEARGEVARSVSILRYYAQQVFDPVGALHEPSGAGLLFTRRRPLGVAGLITPWNFPLAIPLWKAAPALAFGNTVVLKPAPQALACALRLAELLNLNEFQVVPGDAEEGAALVAAADVVSFTGSASVGALVREAAVRRGVPVQAEMGGQNASIVLPDANLEAAAAQIAAAAMGFAGQKCTATKRIITVGNGEEVRAAVLAAVAKLGFGDPSDPGTAIGPVIDEAARDRVVDAAAGAVAAGGRILTGGKAVHGLQGGGAGGWYVEPTVVDGLPADHPLACEEVFGPICVIQDAASVDEAVELANGVRYGLASAVYTGDLDRALDISARLDTGLVKVNAPTSGVDFYLPFGGEKDSSYGGREQGKAAQDFYTSTHTITVGPAR
- a CDS encoding GntR family transcriptional regulator; the protein is MAPSAEDRLDLPVVGERQSLREQVAHALRAALITGEMRAGVIYSAPALAAQFGVSATPVREAMLDLAKEGLVEAVRNKGFRVTELSDRDLDELTEIRRLIEVPTVARLADTARAESFDLLRPVAQQIVDAAEHGDLLAYVDADIRFHVDLLALAGNGHLVDVVRDLRKRARLYGLAALYERGGLVDSAREHLDLLDLLSAGDTGGSERLMRNHIQHVRGIWASKPE
- a CDS encoding EamA family transporter, with the translated sequence MTAQSLQGPAEQYKPGLPRPGALLRAASDAIPPSGLVLLAILSVQVGAGFAKDLFSQLPPSAVVFLRIAMGALVMGVVARPRLKGLTRLDVGLGAAFGVTLGVMNLSFYEALARLPMGIAVAIEFLGPLGVAVAASRRRLDLLWVGLAASGVVLLAPWGATGSRISWAGIAFALVAAVCWAGYILLSAAVGQRFPGTTGLSFAMIVSFLLIAPVGIGTGGADLLQPELMLIGLGVGLLSSVIPYSIELEALRRMPKQVFGILMSLEPAVAALVGLLVLGEVLQVREWAAIGCVVVASVGATRSSR
- a CDS encoding proline racemase family protein, which produces MRTKRVFHAVDSHTEGMPTRVITGGVGVIPGATMAERREHFLAEMDHIRTLLMYEPRGHSAMSGAILQPPTRPDADYGVLYIEVSGCLPMCGHGTIGVATVLVETGMVEVVEPVTTIRLDTPAGLVVAEVRVEDGAATAVTITNVPSFSAGLDRAVKVPGIGEVTYDLAYGGNYYAILPIEAVGLPFDRAHKQQILDAGLAIMDAINGQDEPVHPLDAGIRGCHHVQFTAPGSDARHSRHAMAIHPGWFDRSPCGTGTSARMAQLHARGELPLGTDFVNESFIGTRFVGRLVEETEVAGLPAVVPTITGRAWVTGTAQYFLDPRDPFPEGFLL
- a CDS encoding proline racemase family protein, whose translation is MIHTIDYHTGGEPFRIVTAGVPDIPGGTVLERRESARAPEIDDVRRLLCHEPRGHADMYGCFLVPPDDAGADLGVLFWHKDGYSTACGHGTIALGVHAVDSGLVEADPEGETDVVVDVPSGRVTARVRCAAGRVEAVTFRNVPSYVLARDVELGPLAGTGPSFAGTGSGPLTGIRADVSYGGAIYASVPAAAFGLSVAPEHLTELIALGRAVKAALAGHPASRHPGDDRLSGIYGVVFYDELGPGHQRNVTVFADGEVDRSPCGSGTAARLALLHADGFTGTLHHESIVGTSFRARVAEVTEEGVVPEVEGMAYRTGEHRFALDPRDPLGTGFTLR
- a CDS encoding branched-chain amino acid ABC transporter permease; protein product: MTQLVWNGLFVGSFYALVALGYSMVYGIIKLLNFAHGDLYMIGAFIGFAVLGAVGGVSASMALPLLLVVLLATMVLTGLAGVALERIAYRPLRRAPRLSLLITAVGASFALEYGMRAAAGADPRVYPVRLGGTSVEVLGARLTLQQLVLVGVAVVLMFGLNLLITRTREGRAMRAIALDPSTSSLMGIDVNAVISRTFFLGSALAGAAGVMAGAYYGKIDFLMGFLIGLKAFTAAVIGGIGNIPGTMLGGLLLGLLESFGTYWLGGEWRDVFAFGVLILFLTVRPTGLLGERVTERV
- a CDS encoding ABC transporter ATP-binding protein; this encodes MLEINGLDVHYGGVHALRGLSLAIAPGEIVALLGNNGAGKTTTLSAVSGLVRPTAGKVVFDGHDVTRDRPHKITARGLVHVPEGRRVFSTLTVHENLQLGGYLVRDQAEIRKRIQRVYELLPRLAERRAQQGGTLSGGEQQMLAIGRALVTGPRLLLLDEPSMGLAPLVVASVMELIADINAEGTSVLLVEQNATAALKIAHRGYVIENGECVLDGPAAELREDARVVEAYLGGV
- a CDS encoding ornithine cyclodeaminase family protein, translated to MSTPPYLDGETLRELVPMARAVQVLQDALRDGLDPEDTPQRPVVEVPAGQLLLMPAAWGRYAGIKIAGVAPANPSRGLPRIQGAYLLMDGESLAPLAVMDGVALTSLRTPAVSALAVRHLAEPGASTMAVFGTGPQAWGHVEAFRAVRPVRRVSVIARDAAKARAFAARCAAEGLRADTATEPGDADLIACCTTSRTPLFNGRLTRDDATVIAVGSHEPDAREIDDDLVARATVVVEARGAALAEAGDLIIPLRNGTITVGHLAGNLGELVAGAVPHTPGPRVFKSVGMAWEDLVVAAAAYEAWTRAR
- a CDS encoding ABC transporter ATP-binding protein, with the translated sequence MSLLSVEDLHLSFGGLLAIDGLTFSVDEAEIVSVIGPNGAGKTSAFNCVTGFYRPTSGRITLRGKDLPGLRPSAIAGLGVARTFQNLRLFGELSVLDNVRAGSHLWLKQSVLDSLLHTPRYRRSERECTEQAHHWLDFVGLRGDRYSEARNLPYGEQRLTEIARALARRPDLLLLDEPAAGLNHGEKTEMLDLIRRIQALGVAIVLIEHDMGLVMEVSERVVVLNFGKEIADGPPEDVRRNPAVIEAYLGSDAHA
- a CDS encoding branched-chain amino acid ABC transporter substrate-binding protein, which encodes MRAIPLKSFASLAVVGLLVTGCGQGLLGGDGGGETAKADDPIVLGMLIPQSGSEAAIGPYMSNAAQLALDEINAKGGILGRKLELKTADDACDAQSAAAGANKLVTEGVDVSVGGYCSGATLPTLPIFGKANIPMIIPAANSQELVDQKLKHVFLINGTGSQQAAAAEKWITKQGAKSAVLMHDNTSYSKDIALRTKTLLDAPGGAEAVLVETVTPKESDYSANITNVLAKKPDFVYWTGYFQEGGLIARQLRQAGYKGSIMVGDGSVSPKLVEIAGAEAAEGVYATMTQTPETLEGAEGWVAAYKKKYNAEPGPYSNQAYDAVRLAAEAVAKAGGTDGAKVIAALEAMDGFSMFSGPLKFTPEHTLSSGGFQILVVKDGKITLQDSLK